The stretch of DNA GGCGCTGGCCTGGGAAATCGCCTCGATCGGCAGGCGCTGAACCTTGGCGCGGTAGCTGTAGCGACTGATCCGCGCAGTACCGCTGTCGATCACATAGCGAATGCCCGGTACGGTCAGTGAGGTCTCGGCGACGTTGGTCGCCAGCACGACGCGACGGCCTGGGTGCGACTGGAAAATCCGCTGCTGTTCGGCCGGCGACAGGCGTGCGTACAGCGGCAGGATTTCAGTGTGTTTGAGCTGGGCCTTGCGCAGCATGTCGGCGGCGTCGCGAATCTCGCGCTCGCCCGGCAGGAACACCAGCACATCACCGGGGCTACGACGTTCGCTGCGCTCGTAGGCGGCGATTTCGTCGAGAGTGGCGAGAATTGCCTGATCCACGGTCAGGTCGTCCTCGACACGGTTGCCTTCTTCGTCCTGCTCCAGGGTCAGCGGGCGATACCAGGTGTCCACCGGGAAGGTACGGCCGGAGACCTCGACAATCGGCGCGTCGTCGAAGTGCCTGGAGAAGCGTTCCAGATCGATGGTCGCCGAAGTGATGATGACTTTCAGGTCCGGGCGCCGCGGCAGCAGGGTTTTCAGGTAACCGAGCAGGAAGTCGATGTTGAGGCTGCGTTCGTGGGCTTCGTCGACGATGATCGTGTCGTAGCGTTCGAGGTAGCGATCGTTCTGGGTTTCCGCCAGCAGGATGCCGTCGGTCATCAGTTTGATCAGGGTATTGGAGTCGCTCTGATCTTCGAAACGCACCTGATAGCCGACCAGCGAACCCAGCGGTGTACCGAGCTCTTCGGCAACCCGGCTGGCGACGCTGCGCGCAGCGATTCGACGCGGCTGGGTGTGGCCGATCAGGCCGTGCTGACCGCGACCGATTTCCAGACAGATTTTCGGCAGCTGGGTGGTTTTGCCCGAGCCGGTTTCGCCGGCGATGATCAGCACCTGATGCTTCTCGAGCGCAGCCTTGATTTCATCGCGCTTGGCGGCAATCGGCAGGCTGTCGTCGTAACGAATCACCGGCAGGCTGGCACGGCGTGCCAGCACCTGATCACAGGACGCCTGCATACGCGCCACCCACTGGGCCAGTTTGGCCTCGTCGGGTTTCTTGCGCAGCTCAAGCAACTGCCGCCGCAGCCGGTGACGGTCGGCGAGCATGGCGTGATCGAGGTTTTTCAGCAGTTTGTCGATGGAGGGCGATTCGTCGGTCATCGGGTACGCAATTCGGTCGTCTATATGTGCAGGGGGCGGATTGTCGCAGATTTGGCGGATTTGTGGCGTGTCTGGGGGATTGCTGCCCTCACCCTAGCCCTCTCCCTGTATGTACCGGAGACATGGTGGACACATGTTCGGAGACATGGTGGACGGTTTTAGATCTTCTTACCTGCCGTCACGATCTGCAAGTTCAAGTCGATTTGGGCGATACGATGTCTACTCCAGTAGACATCGTGGATGCCGTCCTCCGTCGTTTCCCGGATAACTACTGATCTTCCGTAAAAAGCCTTTCCGACTGTGTATTCACGATTCCCCCAGTAAATCTCGCCCTTCACCTGAACCTTCCTGACCACATCACCTTCGTCGTACTCCGGGGCCGCGGGTTGCTCCTGATATTCCCGTGGGCTGCTGCTGTAACGAGTGGCAGGAACCTGCATGTCCAACGCTTGATGCGGACGCTTCTGGTTGTAGATATCACGCCAAATATCAAATGCCCGTTGCGCGTCGTTGAGATCGATAAAATGCCGGTCTCGCAGGACTTCATTTTTCAGGCTGCGGTGGAAGCGTTCCAGCTTTCCTTGGGTTTGCGGATGATAAGGACGAGAGTGGCCGACCTTGATGCCTTGGCTCATCAGCCAGACCTCCAGCGCGGTATAAACGCCCGTCTGGTCACCCCAGGGCGAACCGTTGTCCATCGTCATGCGCAAAGGCAGGCCGTTACGCCGAAAGACCCGGATTAGATGCTCTTGGACGGTTTCACGTTGCTCATTGATGCATGCCGCGATGCACAGCGAAAACCGCGAATGATCGTCCAATATCGTCAACGGATGGCAACGCCCCTGAGCCAGGCTGATATGCCCCTTGAAGTCCATCTGCCAAAGATCGTTGGGCGCTTCATGTTCGAGTCGGATAAACGGTTTGATCTCAGCGGCCTTTGGGTCGACACGCGAATGACGCTGTAAAACCGCATGCACAGTACTGACGGAAGGCATCACTGCGCCTTCGTCTTCTAACACGCGCTTGAGCTTGCGAGCGCCCCAAGCCGCGTACTCCTGACTCACGGTCAGAATCTGCTGTTCAGTCTCGTCAGCGCAGCGTTTGGGGGACGTCTTTGGTCGTCGAGACTGATTGATCAATCCCTCTGCACCTGAGGTTTCAAACCTCTTGAGCCATTTGTAGGCGGTGCTTGGGCTGATGTTGAATCGACGGCAAAGCTGCCGAACATTGGCCCCTTCCTGCCGAGCCAAAAGTACGAATTCTGTACGAAGCTGCACGGTGGACACCTCTTCCCAAGACACAGGCCATCTCCTTCGCGATGAGCAATGTGTCTATTTAAAAGTGTCCACCATGTCTCCGAACACCTGTCCACCATGTGTCCGGTACATACACTCCCGGAGGGAGAGGGGACCGATTGGGGGATGCTGAAGATGTTCAGCGACCTGAAACCGCTTTACCGAATCCATAATCGCCAAGGTCTTCAGGTCGGCGTTTGACCCAAGACACCTCGGCCCCCTCTCCCTCTGGGAGAGGGCTGGGGTGAGGGGCTTTTAAAAGAGCTACTCGTTATCGAGACCTTTGCGTCGATACGGGAAAACATCAATGATTTTCCCCGCCCGAATCGCCTCCTGCAAACCCTTCCAGTAATCGGCGTTGTACAACTCGCCATGCAACTGATCGAACAGTTTGCGTTGCGCCGAATCAGCAAACAGGAACGGCGGAAACTCTTCGGGAAACACATCCAGTGGCCCGATCGAGTACCACGGCTCCGAGGCCATTTCGTCCTCCGGCGTACGCGGCGCGGGGATGTGGCGGAAGTTGGCTTCGGTCAGGAAACAGATCTCGTCGTAGTCATAGAACACCACCCGCCCGTGCCGAGTGACGCCGAAATTCTTCAGCAGCATGTCGCCGGGAAAGATGTTGGCCGCCGCCAGTTGTTTGATCGCCAGACCATAATCCTCCAGCGCCTCGCGCACCTGCGCATCATTGGCGTTTTCCAGATAGAGGTTGAGCGGGGTCATCCGCCGTTCGGTCCAGCAGTGGCGGATCAGCACTGTGTCGCCTTCGACCGAGACCGTCGACGGCGCGACCTCAAGCAGTTCTTCAAGGCACGCCGGATCGAATTTGCTCAGCGGAAAACGGAAATCGGCGAACTCCTGGGTATCGGCCATGCGCCCGACCCGGTCGACGCTTTTCACCAAACGGTACTTCTCGATGACCGTTGCCCGGTCGACGTTTTTCGACGGCGAGAAGCGGTCCTTGATGATCTTGAACACGGTATTGAAGCCCGGCAGGGTAAACACGCTCATGACCATGCCACGCACGCCGGGGGCCATGATGAACTGGTCGTCGGTGCTGGCCAGGTGATTGATCAGCGCCCGGTAGAACTCGGACTTGCCGTGCTTGTAGAAACCGATCGAGGTGTACAGCTCGGCGATGTGCTTGCCCGGCAGGATACGCCGCAGGAACCCGATGAATTCCGCTGGCACCGGCACATCGACCATGAAATACGAGCGGGTGAAGGAAAAGATGATCGACACATCGGCTTCATCGGTGATCAGCGCGTCGATCTGAATTCCGCGGCCCTCACGGTGCAGTAGTGGGATCACCAGCGGCCACTGCTCGTCGCGGGTGTAGATGCGCCCGACCAGATACGCGCCTTTGTTGCGGTACAGCACCGAGGAAAACAGCTCGACGGCCAGTTCCGGATCCTTGCACACCCAGTCCGGCAGGTTCTCGCGCAACTGCGCTTCGAGGCGCTGCAGGTCGCCGGGCAAATCGGCGTAGTCCTCGCTGAAGCGGTAGTCGGCAAAGATGCTCGCGAGCATCGACGACAGCTGGCCTTGCGGCTTGTAGGTGCGGGTTTGCGCAGCCCGGGCGCGGCGCAGGCTCGGACGGGTGGTGTGGATGAACATGCAACCGTCGCTGATCAGGTCATGGCTGAACAGCCCGCAGAAGATCGAGTTGTACCAGGTCTCGGACAGCTCATCATCAAAGCGCAGGTCGATCACGCTGATGTAGGCGCTTTTCACCAGCGGCCAACTACTGACATTCATCAGCGTCTCGTCGTCGAAGTGCTCGCGCAGCCGGGCGATGGTTTCGCCGACCTTTTCTTCGTAGAGATTGATCCGCGCGGCCGACGCGGTCTGCGTCTCCTGCCAGCGCGCCTGCTCGAAGCGTTCGCGCGCGCCATCGGTGATCCGCCGGAAATGCTCGCGGTAATCGTCAAAGCCATCGAGAATCATGCGGGCGATGTCGGTGGCTGGCCATTGCTGCGGCATAGATTGAGACCTCGGCGTGCAAGTGGAAATCTGTGCCTGAGCTTAGCCACGGAACAGGGCACAGGTGAAGTGCAATTTCTGCCAAAAGCCAAGCGCAGGCGTCCGTCGCGGGATTTTTCCCTGGGCAAAGCCGCGTGCGCAATTAAATGCCCGATTAGCGGTTGCCATCGACCGGGCGCTCGGCAACACTCTCGTCCCGATCAAGGAAGGAGTGCCATCGTGAGCGCTGTCGATATTTTCCGCATGCTGTCGCTGGCCGCCATCTGGGGCGCGAGCTTCCTGTTCATGCGCATTATTGCGCCGGTGATCGGCACGATTCCGACCGCATTCTTTCGCGTGTCGATTGCTGCCGTCGGTCTGCTGGTGATTCTCGGCCTGATGCGCATCAGCTGGGATTTCAAGGGCAAACTGAAAACCGTGATGCTGCTGGGCGTGATCAACTCGGGGATTCCGGCGACGCTGTATTCGGTGGCGGCGCAAGTGTTGCCGGCCGGTTATTCGGCGATCTTCAATGCCACCACGCCGTTGATGGGCGTGTTGATTGGCGGGCTGTTTTTCAGTGAAAAGCTCACTGTCGCCAAACTGGCGGGGGTGTTCCTCGGCTTGTTCGGTGTCGGTGTGCTGACGCGTGCAGGGCCGGTGGCCTTCGACATGCAATTGCTGATGGGCGCCCTCGCCTGCCTGCTTGCCACCACTTGTTATGGTTTCGCCGGATTTCTCACGCGACGCTGGCTGGATCATAGCGGTGGGCTCGACAGTCGCCTCTCGGCCGTGGGCAGCATGCTCGGCGCCTCGCTGTTTCTCTTGCCGTTGTTCGGCTACAGCGTGATCACCGCCCCCCCGGCAAGCTGGGGTGGGTGGAATGTCTGGCTGTCACTGCTGGGTCTGGGGCTGGGTTGCACGGCGTTCGCCTACATCATTTATTTCCGCCTGCTCAGCTCCATCGGCCCGGTCAAATCGATGACCGTGACCTTCATGATCCCGGCATTCGGCGTGTTGTGGGGAGCGTTGCTGCTGGATGAGCCGTTGTCGATGGCTCACCTGTATGGCGGGGTGTTGATTGCACTGGCGTTGTGGCTGGTGCTGAAGCCTGCGGTGGTGAAGCCTTCTGCCGCAACAGCCCGATGATTTTGCGGCGTTGATCAGTCCGTCTTCACGAGCAAGCCTGCTCCCACAGGGTGATGCGCCATTTTCAAATTGGCGCTGACCCTGTGGGAGCGGGCTTGCTCGCGAAGAGGCCGGACCAGACACTGGAAATGCCTGGCCCGACTTGCGCTTATCCAGCAGATTTACGGAACACAAACGCCAGACCGACAATGATCAACAGCATCCCCAGTACGCTCAACGCCGCCAGACGATTGCCGAAAATCAGATAGTCCATCACTGCCGTCACCGCCGGCACCAGATAGAACAAACTGGTGACATTCACCAGATTGCCCCGGGCGATCAGGCGATACAGCAACAGCGTCGCCAGCACCGACACCACCAGCCCCATCCACAAGACCGGCACGATGAAACCTGCGCCGTGTTCAAAGTGGAACGGCTGAAACGGCACGAAAATCCCGCACAACAACAGTCCGGCCAGGTACTGCACCGGCAGCGTGCCGAGGGGGTTATCGGTGATGCGTTTCTGCATGATCGAGCCCAGAGTCATGCTCGCCAGCGCCAGCAGGCCGAACAGCATACCCGCCCAGGACATCCCGGCCAGACCGATCCCCTGGTAAACCACCATGATCAGACCCGCCAGGCCCAGCGCCAGACCGAACATCCGGCTCGCCGAGCGCTGGCGCTCCATCAGTACCACGGTGAGGATCGGCTGCACGCCCATGATGGTCGCCATCACCCCCGGCGTAACTTTGGTGTTCAGCGCCAGCAGATAGAAAATCTGGTAGGCCCCCAACAGCACCACCCCGGTGGCGATCGCATACAGCATCGACCTGCCGCCCTTGGGCAACTTCAATTTGAGCAGGGGCGCCAACAGCAGCAGCCCGCAGAGGGCGATCACAAAACGAATCAGCAGAAAGGCAAAGGGCGACGCGTGGGCCAGGCCCCATTTGGAGAAGATCGCCCCACTGCTCCACAGCAGAACGAACAGGCTCGTGGACGTCGCCGCGAGCGCGGACTTTTTCGAAAGGACAAACATGAATACCACCTGTAGTCAGGCAAATAGCCAACTCAGCCGAGGCTGAAATTCAGTAGGTTTTTCTGGCGGGCGCAGGGGTTGGCAGAGAATGCCGATCAGCCCGAAACGCCAACGCCCGGCGGTGATACGACTGCGCACACCGGCGTGCTACTGACAGGTGGTGGGTAATGACTGATCTGCCTAGGCTGCTGATTCCCGCACGGCACGACGCCAGCGTTGACCGCTGAATCGACTACCGCGTTGATGAGGGATGCAGGCATTGAGGCTGATCTTTTTTGAGGGGCTGGAAAGTGAATCGCCTGATTCACCAGCGCCGACTATAACCAGCGCCCGACATGGATTGCAACGGTTTGTACAAAGGGCCAGCAGGGACAGGCCGAAGACAGGCGCATAGGCTGATGAGCAAAGGATATGCCCATTGATGGAGAGACAGGGAGTGCTCGAGATCACATGCCAAGGGAACGGACGAATTTGCGGTATCAGTTGTATCGGTCAGAGGCGAGGAAGCAGGCTGCCATCGTCATCCTCCATCTTCAGCGTCAGTTGGAACGTCACGGCTCTACCGCCGTCGATTTATCGAAAGTTCGTTTCGAGCCTATCGACCAGCAAGCACTGCAAGCATCAACGCTCTGGAGAGACCAGCACTTTTGCTGGAATGAGGTCATTGAGTGGAAGGGGCGGGAGCCGTTATCTCTGGACATCGCTATCTGGTTTGAAGAAGAGCTTTGCGGGCTGTGTTTCGCAAATCCAAATGCCAGCAAAAACAGAATACGAATCGTGCGTTTGGAGGGGCGCCCCTACGAATCCCATCCGTTATAAAAACGTATTGGGGCACTGGCGATGATTGTGATTGAACAATACGCCCAGCTCATTGGCAGCAAGGTTCTCGAAATTCAGGAACCTTTAAGGGGGGCAATTTCCCACTATCAGGAGCTAGGTTTCGGCTTCGACGCTGGAGGCCGCCTTGTCAAAACCTTGGAGAACCTAGTATCGTGAAAACTGTTCAATTAACGATCAACACTGGTGGAAAAATGAGCAAATCAACCAAGAAGCCTTCCGCCAGAAAAGACATACTTCCTCGCGGCAGAAAATCCGGCGAGGTAACGCTCACCACGAGTCAGAGGCGTCTGTTGCAGTTACTGATAACAGGCACTGAAAGCGAAGAGCCAAACGTACTCGCCGCTGGCCGACTGTAGACTTATCTGCATACAAAAAAACCGCTCACAAGGAGCGGTTTTTTAGTTATAGCGTCCAGCCTCAACCAAACAGCCAATACCCCAACAGCGTCAGCACCACCACTGCCAGAATTGGCCGCAGGATGCGGTAGGCCTTGGGATTGCGACGTTTCCACTGTTTGACCACGCCGCTGAACTTGTCACTGAAATTCTTGCTCCACGCATAGGCCTGGTTGATCCCGCCGACGCGCTCATCATCAAGGTTCTGCGGAGCGGTGGCACGGCCCAGCCAGGCACTGATGGCGCGGTTGATTCGGGTCATCAGGCGGTTGCGCAGCGGGCGTTCGACGTCGCAGAACAGGATGACGCGGGTCTGTTCGGTTTCGTTCTTGACCCAGTGCACGTAAGTCTCGTCGAACATCACGTCTTCACCGTCACGCCAGGCGTAGACCTGACCGTCAACGAAGATCCGGCAATCGTCGGAGTTAGGCGTCGACAGGCCCAGGTGATAACGCAGGGAACCGGCAAACGGATCGCGGTGCGGGTTCAGGTGGCTGCCACCCGGCAACAGCGCGAACATCGCGCCTTTGACGTTGGGAATCGCACTGACCAGCGCCACCGTTTTCGGGCACAGGGTTTCGGCCGACGGCAGCGGTTTGTCGTACCACTTGAGGTAGAAACGCTTCCAGCCCTTCTTGAAGAAGGAACCGAAACCGGCGTCATTGTTCTTCTCGGCGGCGCGGATGTAGCCCTCGTCGAACAAGTGCATGGCCTCGTCGCGAATGGTTTCCCAGTTGTCGCGCAGCACATCCAGTTCCGGAAACTTGCTGCGATCCAGATACGGTTTGGACGGCACACCGGAGAACAGGTACATCAGGGCGTTATACGGAGCGAACAGCGCCGAGTGGTTGACGAACTGACGCAGGACCGGCAAACGCGCCTTGCCGCGCAAATGCACATAGAGGATGCTGCCCACAAACAGCAGCAACACCAACACCTTGGCGGCTAACGAAAAGGTCATCAACGACTCCTTGAATAAAGACAACGCTGCGCAATGCCCTTTACCCGGCATGGCAGCCGGCCATGATAAACACTACCGGCCTCGGGAAAAACCCGCCCAACCCAAGATTCAGTGTTAAGAATTGCGCAATAAAGCATTTATTAGCATAACGATCCTGAACCCCGGCTGATCTGAATCAATTGGCTTACTGCTGATTCTCCTGTTCGGTGAACAGATCGCTGAACAGCATGCTCGACAGATAACGCTCGCCGGAGTCCGGCAGAATCACCACGATGGTCTTGCCCTGCATCTCCGGGGTCTCTGCCAGTCGCACCGCTACAGCCATTGCTGCGCCGCAAGAGATACCGCACAAGATCCCCTCTTCCTGCATCAATCGCAGCGCCATGGCCTTGGACTCGTCGTCGGTGACCTGCTCAACGCGGTCGACCATCGACAAATCGAGGTTCTTCGGCACGAAACCGGCGCCAATCCCCTGGATCTTGTGTGGGCTCGGCTTGATCTCTTCGCCCGCCAGCGCCTGGCTGATCACCGGCGAGGACACCGGCTCCACCGCCACCGACAGAATCGGTTTGCCCTGGGTATTCTTGATATACCGCGAAACGCCGGTGATGGTTCCGCCGGTGCCGACGCCAGCCACCAGTACATCCACGGCGCCATCGGTGTCGTTCCAGATTTCCGGACCGGTGGTTTTTTCGTGAATCGCCGGGTTGGCCGGGTTATCGAACTGCGATGGCATGAAGTAGTTGTCGGTATCGCTGGCAACGATT from Pseudomonas sp. P8_229 encodes:
- a CDS encoding IS481 family transposase is translated as MSWEEVSTVQLRTEFVLLARQEGANVRQLCRRFNISPSTAYKWLKRFETSGAEGLINQSRRPKTSPKRCADETEQQILTVSQEYAAWGARKLKRVLEDEGAVMPSVSTVHAVLQRHSRVDPKAAEIKPFIRLEHEAPNDLWQMDFKGHISLAQGRCHPLTILDDHSRFSLCIAACINEQRETVQEHLIRVFRRNGLPLRMTMDNGSPWGDQTGVYTALEVWLMSQGIKVGHSRPYHPQTQGKLERFHRSLKNEVLRDRHFIDLNDAQRAFDIWRDIYNQKRPHQALDMQVPATRYSSSPREYQEQPAAPEYDEGDVVRKVQVKGEIYWGNREYTVGKAFYGRSVVIRETTEDGIHDVYWSRHRIAQIDLNLQIVTAGKKI
- the aceK gene encoding bifunctional isocitrate dehydrogenase kinase/phosphatase, encoding MPQQWPATDIARMILDGFDDYREHFRRITDGARERFEQARWQETQTASAARINLYEEKVGETIARLREHFDDETLMNVSSWPLVKSAYISVIDLRFDDELSETWYNSIFCGLFSHDLISDGCMFIHTTRPSLRRARAAQTRTYKPQGQLSSMLASIFADYRFSEDYADLPGDLQRLEAQLRENLPDWVCKDPELAVELFSSVLYRNKGAYLVGRIYTRDEQWPLVIPLLHREGRGIQIDALITDEADVSIIFSFTRSYFMVDVPVPAEFIGFLRRILPGKHIAELYTSIGFYKHGKSEFYRALINHLASTDDQFIMAPGVRGMVMSVFTLPGFNTVFKIIKDRFSPSKNVDRATVIEKYRLVKSVDRVGRMADTQEFADFRFPLSKFDPACLEELLEVAPSTVSVEGDTVLIRHCWTERRMTPLNLYLENANDAQVREALEDYGLAIKQLAAANIFPGDMLLKNFGVTRHGRVVFYDYDEICFLTEANFRHIPAPRTPEDEMASEPWYSIGPLDVFPEEFPPFLFADSAQRKLFDQLHGELYNADYWKGLQEAIRAGKIIDVFPYRRKGLDNE
- a CDS encoding DMT family transporter, with translation MSAVDIFRMLSLAAIWGASFLFMRIIAPVIGTIPTAFFRVSIAAVGLLVILGLMRISWDFKGKLKTVMLLGVINSGIPATLYSVAAQVLPAGYSAIFNATTPLMGVLIGGLFFSEKLTVAKLAGVFLGLFGVGVLTRAGPVAFDMQLLMGALACLLATTCYGFAGFLTRRWLDHSGGLDSRLSAVGSMLGASLFLLPLFGYSVITAPPASWGGWNVWLSLLGLGLGCTAFAYIIYFRLLSSIGPVKSMTVTFMIPAFGVLWGALLLDEPLSMAHLYGGVLIALALWLVLKPAVVKPSAATAR
- a CDS encoding DMT family transporter, with the translated sequence MFVLSKKSALAATSTSLFVLLWSSGAIFSKWGLAHASPFAFLLIRFVIALCGLLLLAPLLKLKLPKGGRSMLYAIATGVVLLGAYQIFYLLALNTKVTPGVMATIMGVQPILTVVLMERQRSASRMFGLALGLAGLIMVVYQGIGLAGMSWAGMLFGLLALASMTLGSIMQKRITDNPLGTLPVQYLAGLLLCGIFVPFQPFHFEHGAGFIVPVLWMGLVVSVLATLLLYRLIARGNLVNVTSLFYLVPAVTAVMDYLIFGNRLAALSVLGMLLIIVGLAFVFRKSAG
- a CDS encoding aspartyl/asparaginyl beta-hydroxylase domain-containing protein — translated: MTFSLAAKVLVLLLFVGSILYVHLRGKARLPVLRQFVNHSALFAPYNALMYLFSGVPSKPYLDRSKFPELDVLRDNWETIRDEAMHLFDEGYIRAAEKNNDAGFGSFFKKGWKRFYLKWYDKPLPSAETLCPKTVALVSAIPNVKGAMFALLPGGSHLNPHRDPFAGSLRYHLGLSTPNSDDCRIFVDGQVYAWRDGEDVMFDETYVHWVKNETEQTRVILFCDVERPLRNRLMTRINRAISAWLGRATAPQNLDDERVGGINQAYAWSKNFSDKFSGVVKQWKRRNPKAYRILRPILAVVVLTLLGYWLFG
- the cysK gene encoding cysteine synthase A — translated: MSRIFADNAHSIGNTPLVQINRIAPRGVTILAKIEGRNPGYSVKCRIGANMIWDAESSGKLKPGMTIVEPTSGNTGIGLAFVAAARGYKLMLTMPASMSIERRKVLKALGAELVLTEPAKGMKGAIEKAAEIVASDTDNYFMPSQFDNPANPAIHEKTTGPEIWNDTDGAVDVLVAGVGTGGTITGVSRYIKNTQGKPILSVAVEPVSSPVISQALAGEEIKPSPHKIQGIGAGFVPKNLDLSMVDRVEQVTDDESKAMALRLMQEEGILCGISCGAAMAVAVRLAETPEMQGKTIVVILPDSGERYLSSMLFSDLFTEQENQQ